The sequence CTCTGGAGTGTAGATGATCCATACCTGTACGATGTGTACTGCATCTTACGGGACGAGCAGGACCAAGCGATCGATGTGAGCAGAATTACTACCGGGTTTAGGAAAGTGGAAATTGTGCCCGGATTTGATGGCGGCGTGTTCATCAACGACCAGTTTGTATGGCTGAGGGGTTATGCCCAAAGAGCTGCTAATGAGTGGGCAGCCATTGGGATTGCTCCTGACTGGCTGAAAGACTTTGACGCCCAGTTAATCAGGGAATCCAATGCTAACTTTGTCCGCTGGATGCACATCGCAGCCCAGCCCGCCGATATTCGGGCCGGAGATAAATTCGGCATCGTTTCGGTCCAGCCGGCCGGAGACAAAGAGGGCGATGTTACCGGCAGAAGCTGGGATCAGCGGATGGAAGTAATGCGGGATGTGATTATCTACTTTAGAAACAGCCCGTCGATCATCTTCTGGGAAGCAGGCAATGCGGAGATCAGCACTGAGCACATGCGCCAGATGACTGAACTTCGCAAAGAGCTGGATCCCCACGGCATGCGCTTTATGGGCAGCCGCACCATCGGCAATCTGGAAACAGTTAAAGAAGCGGAATGGGTGGGCACCATGCTCGGCCGGCGGGTCAGGGATGGCGGCGGCTACACGGCCAGCGGCCGAGTGATTCGTGATATGGCGCTCTTAGTGGAAACTGAGTACGCCCGAGATGAAGCGCCAAGAAGAGTGTGGGACGACTTCTCCCCACCGGATTTCGATTACCGCAATGTTTTTACCGGTTCGAACGGCTCGAAAGCAAACGGGCAGGACGCCTGGGATATGACTGCCGAAGACTTTGTGCTGGCAACTGTTACCGGCTACTATGAGTTTTACTCCCGCAGAGTTCAGGCCAACAACCCGGATCCGTATTATGCCGCCACCGCTGCCTTATGCTGGACTGATTCCAATCAGCACGGACGCCAGCAGGCAACTGAAAATGCCCGGATGAGCGGCAGAGTAGATCCGGTAAGAATCAAGAAGCAGTCGTTCTACGCTTTCCAAACTATTCAAAGCGATGAACCATCAATTTACTTATTAGGACACTGGAACTATCCGACTGATCCGAACGCCTATGTGTATGAGCTGAAAGATCAGTATCACAGATACACCGGGGAATATGCCCTGAGAGATGCCACCAACAAAACTGTTTATGTAATTGGCTCCGAGCATCTGGACAAAGTAGAGCTGTACATCAACGGCGAGCTGGTCGGCGTTGATAATCAAGCGCGAAATGGCTTTATCTACGAATTCCGGGGCATCAACATCATGCAGCCGGGCTATATCGAAGCGGTGGGCTACAGCGCTTCCGGGGAAGAATTGGTTAGACACAAGCTTGAAACGGTAGATGAAGTGGTGAGAATCCGGTTAACACCGGTTACCGGACCGGACGGCCTTAGAGCAGATGGCTCCGACATCGCTTTTATCGATGTAGAAGTAGTGGACGCTTACGGCAGAGTCCATCCCTTAGATTACGAGCGGATCGACTTTACCATCGAAGGTCCGGCGGTATTCCTAGGCGGATACAACAGCGGCGTGAAAGACTTAAGGCATGAGCCGACCTATGTCTACGCTGAAAATGGATCTAACAGAGTCTTTATCCGCTCCACCAGAGAAGCGGGTCCAATTACGATTACAGCAACCAGACCGGGACTGCCTCCGGCGGCGGTAGTGATTGAATCAATACCATTTGAGGTTGATGAAAATGGCTTAACTACCGTAATGCCGCAGGTGCTCACCAGGGAAGTGGGCCCAAGACCGGTGCCTCCCCAGGCTTTACCGCCCTGGACTCAGCTGTCGAATCAGTTTGTAATTGACTTTAACAAAGTAAGAATTGTGGAAGACGCTGATGCAGCAGAAGGCAAGGAGCTGATCAAGATTTATCTCAACCAAACTGAGCTCAATCTCACTGCTTACAGAATGGTGGGAGCTTACGGTCCGGCAGTGCCGGTACTGGAAGCTTTGGGTCTTGATTAC comes from Bacillota bacterium and encodes:
- a CDS encoding glycoside hydrolase family 2 protein, whose protein sequence is MSKRIFGLLIAFMLLFALTTAAAAEQYRVPDSPSAVYNFNLDWKFHKPSVNTWPLKTAMNGIVDEEGRQFYEPDYDDSAWKDVSLPHTFNDEDSFRSVANDAGDMGVWRGIAFYRKTFSVPEEDAGKKVLIEFEGVRQAAYVYLNGEMVGYYEAGVTPFGFDLTKHIKFGEENVIAVATDNTSGRGMSSFISETRPGTEPGSNSGVGFQWNTKDFNPVMGGLSRNVRLYVKNDVYQTLPLYSNLKTKGIYIYPSNINVAAATAAITVESEVRNESGQAKKVYLEVNIINHSGELAYSFTSPLHTIEPAADADQEYLTVVPDDAYAPNPKPLDTSSRDSTVITACADVTDLRLWSVDDPYLYDVYCILRDEQDQAIDVSRITTGFRKVEIVPGFDGGVFINDQFVWLRGYAQRAANEWAAIGIAPDWLKDFDAQLIRESNANFVRWMHIAAQPADIRAGDKFGIVSVQPAGDKEGDVTGRSWDQRMEVMRDVIIYFRNSPSIIFWEAGNAEISTEHMRQMTELRKELDPHGMRFMGSRTIGNLETVKEAEWVGTMLGRRVRDGGGYTASGRVIRDMALLVETEYARDEAPRRVWDDFSPPDFDYRNVFTGSNGSKANGQDAWDMTAEDFVLATVTGYYEFYSRRVQANNPDPYYAATAALCWTDSNQHGRQQATENARMSGRVDPVRIKKQSFYAFQTIQSDEPSIYLLGHWNYPTDPNAYVYELKDQYHRYTGEYALRDATNKTVYVIGSEHLDKVELYINGELVGVDNQARNGFIYEFRGINIMQPGYIEAVGYSASGEELVRHKLETVDEVVRIRLTPVTGPDGLRADGSDIAFIDVEVVDAYGRVHPLDYERIDFTIEGPAVFLGGYNSGVKDLRHEPTYVYAENGSNRVFIRSTREAGPITITATRPGLPPAAVVIESIPFEVDENGLTTVMPQVLTREVGPRPVPPQALPPWTQLSNQFVIDFNKVRIVEDADAAEGKELIKIYLNQTELNLTAYRMVGAYGPAVPVLEALGLDYSFDETGTKLTVTCQDTTIVTEVGNSNMFINGTPDLVNDWPEVIDGNFHVELSALIPALGITSYWSADGTKYHIEF